In Poecilia reticulata strain Guanapo linkage group LG17, Guppy_female_1.0+MT, whole genome shotgun sequence, the following proteins share a genomic window:
- the and2 gene encoding actinodin2: MARPSFILTGLLLAIVLLPEFLGAVPVGQDKQEEAAAVSDNVKAEAMTNLKKLVRNRRNVPVAAVPQFKRMPDFWGWYKYFMDTHNQEGVEDLDRLYLAYLQNKHRSEEGPTFNHYLKHLSEIYRTCAESDDPECIAEFTSKPKAAVVMPAPFKAASIRTCBPYLDPYCLYPLSSKAPEPAPAKVPAPILAPVLPMKSPSGYYHYGPVLEPFLSHEQQSELLRICQPEDVECLQYHLRAAFGYRPVLGPAPSYSALNCDPKDPYCKPSLVQKAPSGFYHLMYSSCDPSVDPLCGSKAAPASFAAREAPTEQHCNPLFDAGCNPLSATRLASLTKPVLEYAPKHALPAAPLTCDPRTNPYCILAAAAALRRPPPQLPEHQVRYQLGVRGKTKEGYDCYMHYDKDCSPVKSGSEAPDEPFCHPYDPSCAKFSPPGGIEAPKLGKDGIILPDPDCDPEYDYNCRLRRAEPAASADEPIADEENGAKEAVVHQYAVPRFEDFLRGVLSKHK, from the exons atggcaCGACCATCATTCATCCTCACAGGACTCCTGTTAGCAATTGTCTTATTACCAG agtTTCTGGGGGCCGTTCCAGTGGGGCAGGACAAGCAGGAGGAAG cagctgcagtatCTGATAATGTGAAAGCAGAGGCCATGACCAACTTGAAAAAGCTGGTTCGCAACAGAAGGAATGTCCCCGTCGCGGCTGTGCCCCAGTTCAAACGTATGCCTGACTTCTGGGGATGGTACAAATACTTTATGGACACCCACAACCAGGAGGGG GTGGAGGACTTGGATCGTCTGTATCTGGCCTATTTGCAAAACAAGCACAGGTCCGAGGAGGGGCCCACCTTCAACCACTACCTCAAACACCTCAGTGAAATATACAGAACCTGTGCTGAGTCCGAtgacccagaatgcattgcagagTTTACCAGCAAGCCCAAAGCTGCAGTGGTCATGCCTGCCCCTTTCAAGGCTGCTTCCATCAGAACATGTRACCCCTACCTTGACCCCTACTGCCTCTACCCTCTTTCCTCCAAGGCTCCTGAACCGGCTCCAGCTAAGGTACCAGCTCCYATCCTCGCCCCTGTGCTGCCCATGAAGAGCCCCAGTGGTTACTACCATTATGGTCCAGTCTTGGAGCCTTTCCTGAGCCATGAGCAGCAGTCTGAGCTGCTTAGGATCTGCCAACCTGAAGATGTAGAATGCCTGCAGTACCACCTGAGAGCAGCGTTTGGGTACCGCCCTGTGCTGGGTCCGGCTCCATCCTATTCTGCCCTCAATTGCGACCCCAAGGACCCGTACTGCAAGCCCTCTTTGGTGCAAAAGGCCCCCAGTGGCTTCTATCACCTGATGTACTCTAGCTGTGACCCATCAGTGGATCCTCTTTGTGGCAGTAAAGCTGCTCCTGCTTCCTTTGCAGCCAGGGAGGCACCTACAGAGCAGCACTGCAACCCTCTCTTTGACGCAGGCTGCAACCCTCTGAGCGCTACAAGGCTCGCTAGCCTCACCAAACCCGTCCTGGAGTACGCCCCCAAACATGCACTTCCTGCGGCTCCTCTGACTTGYGACCCGCGAACCAACCCGTACTGCATACTGGCAGCTGCTGCCGCCCTGCGCAGGCCCCCTCCACAGCTCCCCGAGCACCAG GTCCGCTACCAGCTTGGCGTCCGCGGCAAGACCAAGGAAGGCTACGACTGCTATATGCACTATGACAAGGACTGCAGCCCAGTCAAGTCTGGTTCTGAAGCTCCTGATGAACCCTTCTGCCATCCTTACGATCCCAGTTGTGCAAAGTTTTCTCCACCTGGTGGCATCGAGGCCCCAAAGCTTGGAAAGGACGGCATTATTCTTCCAGATCCTGACTGCGACCCCGAGTACGACTACAACTGCAGATTGCGCCGCGCTGAACCCGCCGCCTCTGCCGATGAGCCAATCGCTGATGAAGAAAATGGTGCAAAGGAAGCCGTTGTCCACCAATATGCTGTCCCACGTTTTGAGGACTTCCTCCGGGGTGTCCTGAGCAAGCACAAGTAA